A single genomic interval of Oceanivirga salmonicida harbors:
- a CDS encoding response regulator, giving the protein MKQALIVDDSSYFRQSIKNILEDYNFEIIEAKNGMEAIDMYKKYKPTLVTMDINMPLVDGFEATKRIVEYDENAKILICSSMMFLQIYIAEGIEAGAKACICKPFTVDELINAVNEVLIGE; this is encoded by the coding sequence ATGAAACAAGCATTAATAGTTGATGATAGTAGTTATTTTAGACAAAGTATTAAAAATATTTTAGAAGATTATAACTTTGAAATTATAGAAGCTAAAAATGGTATGGAAGCCATTGATATGTATAAAAAATACAAACCTACTTTGGTTACTATGGACATAAATATGCCATTAGTTGATGGTTTTGAAGCGACAAAAAGAATAGTTGAATATGATGAAAATGCTAAAATTTTAATATGTAGTTCTATGATGTTTTTACAAATTTATATAGCTGAGGGAATAGAAGCAGGAGCTAAGGCGTGTATTTGTAAACCTTTTACAGTTGATGAGTTAATTAATGCAGTTAATGAAGTTTTGATAGGGGAGTAG
- the mnmA gene encoding tRNA 2-thiouridine(34) synthase MnmA encodes MRKKVIVGMSGGIDSSVAALLLKNEGYEVVGVSIKHLSDELSNSKNKTCCSLDDINDAKIVSYNLGIPHYVINTEKEFMKEVIKEFLKEYKSGVTPNPCVICNEKVKIKTLIDMAKNLGFDYVATGHYARKSSNGYLIYTNNSKDQTYMLYRLSKDTLDMMLFPLADMPKENVRQIAKENGIITHDKKDSQGICFAPDGYEKYLVENLDLQEGNFVDENGNILGKHKGYALYTIGQRRGLDLKLPYPVFITKILVDKNEIILGKYEDLMEDEVEFENYIFHKNIDELIGKEMFARPRSSSKGLYGKLIIKNNNIYFKYNNKNAQNASGQHIVFYYNEELIGGGKIK; translated from the coding sequence ATGAGAAAAAAAGTAATAGTAGGAATGAGTGGTGGTATTGACAGTTCAGTTGCTGCACTTCTTTTGAAAAATGAAGGTTATGAAGTAGTAGGTGTTAGTATAAAACATTTATCTGATGAACTCAGTAATTCAAAAAATAAGACATGTTGTTCATTAGATGATATAAATGATGCGAAAATTGTTTCATACAATTTAGGTATACCACATTATGTAATAAATACTGAAAAAGAGTTTATGAAAGAAGTAATAAAAGAATTTTTAAAAGAATATAAAAGTGGAGTAACACCAAATCCTTGTGTAATATGTAATGAAAAAGTAAAAATTAAAACTTTAATAGATATGGCAAAAAATCTTGGTTTTGATTATGTAGCAACAGGTCATTATGCAAGAAAAAGTTCTAATGGCTATTTAATTTATACAAATAATAGTAAAGACCAAACATATATGCTTTATAGATTAAGTAAAGATACACTTGATATGATGCTTTTTCCATTAGCAGATATGCCAAAAGAAAATGTTAGACAAATTGCAAAAGAAAATGGCATAATAACACATGATAAAAAAGATAGTCAGGGAATATGTTTTGCACCTGATGGTTACGAAAAATATTTGGTTGAAAATTTAGATTTACAAGAAGGAAATTTTGTTGATGAAAATGGAAATATATTAGGGAAACATAAAGGTTATGCATTGTATACCATAGGACAAAGAAGAGGTCTTGATTTAAAATTGCCATATCCAGTGTTTATAACTAAAATATTAGTTGATAAAAATGAGATAATTTTAGGAAAATATGAAGATTTAATGGAAGATGAAGTGGAATTTGAAAACTATATTTTTCATAAAAATATTGATGAACTTATAGGGAAAGAAATGTTTGCTAGACCAAGGTCATCTTCAAAGGGTTTATATGGTAAATTAATTATAAAAAATAATAATATATATTTTAAATATAATAATAAAAATGCTCAAAATGCTAGTGGTCAACATATAGTGTTTTATTATAACGAAGAATTAATAGGAGGAGGCAAAATAAAATGA
- a CDS encoding CidA/LrgA family protein, whose translation MKIFSQLIYFLFFSLLGDSISKGLNLPIPGSVIGMILLFLALQLRFIKLEKIELVGNFFINNLPILFVAAGVGIMTKFELIKPIWLTFFTIAILTTSISIVVIAKIVKFVKDKFEGDINE comes from the coding sequence ATGAAAATATTTTCACAGTTAATATACTTTTTGTTTTTTTCTTTACTAGGTGATAGTATTTCAAAAGGTCTTAATTTACCTATACCAGGTAGTGTTATAGGAATGATACTTTTATTTTTAGCATTACAATTAAGGTTTATTAAATTAGAAAAAATAGAATTAGTAGGGAATTTTTTTATAAATAATTTGCCTATTTTATTTGTAGCAGCAGGGGTAGGTATAATGACAAAATTTGAATTAATAAAACCAATATGGTTAACATTTTTTACTATAGCAATACTAACGACTTCTATTTCAATAGTAGTTATTGCAAAAATAGTAAAATTTGTAAAAGATAAATTTGAAGGTGATATCAATGAATAA
- a CDS encoding pyridoxamine 5'-phosphate oxidase family protein, which translates to MIKLTEEMKEMLGKELPIIGTINLDGTPNIGPKRSCRVYDDETIVFNENTAGRTMKNIQENGYMVVIVVDRPELMGYRFVGTAKIYTDGKYYEEAVKWAEGKMGAPKAVTVMKIARIDTLKSGPDAGKVLQG; encoded by the coding sequence ATGATTAAATTGACAGAAGAAATGAAAGAAATGTTAGGTAAAGAATTACCAATAATAGGTACTATAAATTTAGATGGGACACCAAATATAGGACCTAAAAGATCATGTAGAGTATATGATGATGAAACAATAGTATTTAATGAAAATACTGCTGGTAGAACTATGAAAAATATTCAAGAAAATGGTTATATGGTAGTAATAGTAGTTGATAGACCAGAATTAATGGGATATAGATTTGTAGGAACTGCAAAAATATATACTGACGGTAAATATTATGAAGAAGCAGTAAAATGGGCTGAAGGTAAAATGGGTGCTCCAAAAGCAGTTACTGTTATGAAAATTGCAAGAATAGACACACTAAAATCAGGGCCTGATGCAGGAAAGGTATTACAAGGTTAA
- a CDS encoding LrgB family protein, whose product MNNVVMNPFFGILLTLFIFKLSTKIVKRTNISLINPLLLTIIIIILILKVLKIDYNSYSMGGDILTSLIGPATVALAIPLYKNFHLLKKHYISILTGIIVGNSLNIVLIILFTKLFDYDKKIIISFLPKSITTAIAVGVSESLNGIIPITVVLVIITGISGSVIAPTLFKIFKIEDDIAMGVSLGASSHAIGTSRAIEISHTAGAMGGLSIVLTGIVVIIIAPLALLFI is encoded by the coding sequence ATGAATAATGTAGTTATGAATCCATTTTTTGGTATACTTCTTACACTTTTTATATTTAAATTATCAACTAAGATAGTAAAAAGAACAAATATTTCTTTAATTAATCCCTTATTATTAACGATAATTATTATAATACTGATATTAAAAGTATTAAAAATAGATTATAATTCATATAGTATGGGTGGAGATATTTTAACATCACTTATAGGACCAGCGACAGTAGCACTTGCTATACCACTTTACAAGAATTTTCATTTATTAAAAAAACACTATATTTCAATATTAACTGGTATAATAGTAGGTAATAGTTTAAATATAGTATTAATAATTTTATTTACTAAATTATTTGATTATGATAAAAAAATAATAATTTCATTTTTACCAAAATCAATAACAACTGCCATTGCTGTTGGAGTTAGTGAAAGTTTAAATGGAATAATTCCAATAACTGTAGTATTAGTAATAATTACAGGAATTAGTGGTTCAGTTATAGCACCAACTTTATTTAAAATATTTAAAATAGAAGATGATATAGCGATGGGAGTTAGTTTAGGAGCTTCATCACATGCAATAGGAACTTCTAGAGCCATAGAAATTAGTCATACAGCAGGTGCAATGGGAGGCTTATCAATTGTTTTAACTGGTATAGTAGTAATTATTATAGCACCATTAGCATTATTGTTTATATAA
- a CDS encoding Cof-type HAD-IIB family hydrolase, with the protein MYKAVVTDLDGTLLNKEHEISEFTIKTMQKFIDKGYKLYIATGRIETGAKLISEKINRKVPLITTNGARVLDEESNELFSAYLDDFVRDTLVNIDLKKYGNEIFLNGYSGKNWYVVSEEHLEYYFKRRKDKTYKPYIITTDEFKNKKYNKIYFIGKYEKLLEIREYLREKISEYANIDFVSKNSLEIYDKSANKANAAKLLLERDGIKNEEVISFGDGLNDFKMLSFFDNSYIMNNSLQELKELLPHKEVLADSDTDSVAKKIIEIFDL; encoded by the coding sequence ATGTATAAAGCCGTTGTAACAGACCTTGATGGCACATTATTAAATAAAGAACATGAGATAAGTGAGTTTACAATAAAAACTATGCAAAAATTTATAGACAAAGGTTATAAATTATACATTGCAACTGGTAGAATTGAGACAGGAGCTAAGCTAATTTCAGAGAAAATAAATAGAAAAGTTCCACTTATAACAACAAATGGAGCAAGAGTATTAGATGAAGAATCTAATGAATTATTTTCAGCATATTTAGATGATTTTGTAAGGGATACATTAGTTAATATTGATTTAAAAAAATACGGTAATGAAATATTTCTTAATGGTTATTCTGGTAAAAATTGGTATGTAGTTTCAGAAGAACATTTAGAATATTATTTTAAGCGTAGAAAAGATAAAACATATAAACCATATATCATAACAACAGATGAATTTAAAAATAAAAAATATAATAAAATATACTTTATTGGAAAATATGAAAAATTATTAGAAATTAGAGAATATTTAAGAGAAAAAATCTCAGAATATGCTAATATAGATTTCGTAAGCAAAAATAGTTTAGAAATATATGATAAATCTGCAAATAAGGCTAATGCTGCAAAACTATTATTAGAACGTGATGGCATAAAGAATGAAGAAGTAATTTCTTTTGGAGATGGTCTTAACGATTTTAAAATGTTAAGCTTTTTTGATAATAGTTATATAATGAATAATTCATTACAAGAATTAAAAGAATTACTGCCGCATAAAGAAGTATTAGCAGACAGCGATACTGATTCAGTAGCAAAAAAAATTATAGAAATATTTGACTTATAA